The segment GAGCATGGCGAGCGGGTCGCGCGGCGCGCGGCCCGCCGCGCGTTTCGGCCCGCCGGCGCCGCCTCGCGCCCGCGGCTCGCTCGAACGGCACGCGGTCCCGCGCCCCGCGCCCGTGGCCGCCCGCCGTCTCGCGGTGGCCCCGTCGCCCTGTGCGCTCGGCCCCCACTGCCCCGCTCCCCGCTCCCGGCAGCGAGGACGTCCCAGGACGGCCGCGCGCCCTCCGTCCGCCGCGGTCCCCGCTCACCTCCCCGACGCCCGGCAAAAACGCCGCATCCGCCGCCCGCGCGCGAGCAACTCCGCTATGCTGCCGGCCGACACGGCCTCCGGGCGACTCGTCTCGCTCGCGCCGGTGGCCAGCGTGTCGCCACACGGCCCGCCCGGGCCCCGGACTCGGAGGACAACCTATCATGCGCATTCTGATCGCTCTCGTTTCCCTCGCCGCCGCGTTGGCGACGACCGCCTGCAACAAGAGCGGCGGCGGCGGCGGCGCGCCCGACTGCGCCAAGACCGTCGATCACATGCTCGGCCTGATGCCCCCTGACATGAAGCAGATGGTCGGCGACAACAAGGAAAAGCTCGTCACCGCGTGCAAGGAGCAGTCGACGCCCGAGGAGCGCACGTGCATCGTCGCCGCGAAGTCGATGCAGGACATGATGGCCTGCAACAAGCAGCCCGCGGGGGCGGCGGCGGCCGGCGGCGCGCCTCCCGCCGCCAAACCAACGGGCGACCAGGCGGGCGCGGCTGCGGCGGGCGGCGGCGACCAGGCCGCCCAACCGGCCGGCGAAAAGGCGGGCGCGGCGGCCGGCGAGCCCGCGGCCGGCGAGGCCGACCAGGCCGGCGGCGACCAGCCCACCGGCGACCAGCCCGCCGCCGGCCAGGGCGACCAGCCCGCCGACAAGCAGTAGCCGGCCCATCCGGCCACCGGACGGCGGCGTCCGCGCCCGCGGCGGACGCCGCGCGTTTGCCGTCCTGCGCGCCGCCGCCGCCGCGCGTGTAGAATGCGCCGCATGCGCATCCTCATCGCCGACAAGTTCGAGCCCGTCGGGATCGAGGCGCTCGCCGACCTCGGCTTCGACGTGACGTCGGAGCCGACCCTCACGGCGGACGCGTTGCCCGCGGCGCTGGCCGACCGCGATCCGGACGTGCTGGTCGTTCGGTCGACCAAAGTGTCCGCCGACGCGATCGCAGCCGGCCGCCGCCTGAAGTTGATCGTGCGCGCCGGCGCCGGCTACGACACGATCGACGTGGGCGCGGCCTCCCGCGAGGGCGTGTTCGTCGCCAACTGTCCGGGCAAAAACGCGATCGCGGTCGCCGAGCTCACGTGGGCGCTCATCCTGGCGTGCGACCGCCGCGTGCCCGACCAGACCGCCGACCTGCGCGCCGGCAGGTGGAACAAGAAGGAGTACAGCAAGGCGCGCGGCCTGTATGGGCGCACCCTCGGCATCCTCGGCCTCGGCACCATCGCCCGGCACGTCGTGGACCGCGCGCGCGCCTTCGGCATGCCGGTGATCGCCTGGTCGCGCAGCCTCGACGACGCCACGGCCGAGCAGCTCGGCGTCCGGCGAGCGGCGACGCCGCTGGACGTCGCGCGCGCCGCCGACATCGTGTCGGTCCACGTGGCGTCCACTCCCGAAACGCGCCACTTGATCGACGACGCGTTCATCGACGCGATGAAGCCGGGGGCTTACCTCATCAACACGTCGCGCGGCGCGGTGGTCGACGAGGCGGCGCTCGCACGCGGCGTGCAGGAAAAGGGGCTGCGCGCCGGACTCGACGTGTACGCCGGCGAGCCGGGCGCCGCGACCGCGGAGTTTCATCCGGCGATCGTCGACCTGCCCGGCGTCTACGGCACCCACCACGTCGGCGCGTCCACGGACCAGGCGCAGCAGGCGATCGCGATGGAGGCGGTGCGCATCGTCCGCGCGTTCCGCGACACCGGCCAGGTGCCGAACTGCGTCAATCGCGCGCGGCGCAGCTCGGCGACCTGGTCGCTCACGGTCCGTCACCGCAACCGCCCCGGCGTCCTCGCCGCCGTGTTCGACGTCCTGTCGGAGGCGCGCATCAACGTCGAGGAGATGCAGAACATCGTGTACGACGGCGCGGAGGCCGCCTGCGCGATCATCCAGCTCGACAGCGCGCCGACCGACGCTCACCTGGCGGCCATCCGCGACCGCTGCGACGCCATCTTGAGCCTGGACCTGTCCCCGCTGTCGG is part of the Deltaproteobacteria bacterium genome and harbors:
- a CDS encoding hydroxyacid dehydrogenase, with the translated sequence MRILIADKFEPVGIEALADLGFDVTSEPTLTADALPAALADRDPDVLVVRSTKVSADAIAAGRRLKLIVRAGAGYDTIDVGAASREGVFVANCPGKNAIAVAELTWALILACDRRVPDQTADLRAGRWNKKEYSKARGLYGRTLGILGLGTIARHVVDRARAFGMPVIAWSRSLDDATAEQLGVRRAATPLDVARAADIVSVHVASTPETRHLIDDAFIDAMKPGAYLINTSRGAVVDEAALARGVQEKGLRAGLDVYAGEPGAATAEFHPAIVDLPGVYGTHHVGASTDQAQQAIAMEAVRIVRAFRDTGQVPNCVNRARRSSATWSLTVRHRNRPGVLAAVFDVLSEARINVEEMQNIVYDGAEAACAIIQLDSAPTDAHLAAIRDRCDAILSLDLSPLSAA